One genomic region from Bacillus sp. SLBN-46 encodes:
- a CDS encoding STAS domain-containing protein, whose amino-acid sequence MHRSEKLHSFLLSKARQLTEDWYKSLDKSDPKGVYSSTDPKVIENLKRQNYEFHLHACEIFILEECEFFTNFQTWIEKVARDTEHQRTPIHFIIREFMRTREQYLDFLDEFVSLHKEEVTPQEVRTWNRLITKTFDTVILRFAEETHNASTSQLFAQQELINELSSPVITLSKDSALLPLVGDIDTARAKLILENTLEQCASKNVHQLYIDLSGVIMIDTMVAHQIFLLIDALNLIGVETTLSGLRPEIAQTAVQLGLNFNKVTIKSNLSKALSLD is encoded by the coding sequence ATGCACAGAAGTGAGAAGCTACACTCATTTTTATTAAGCAAAGCCCGACAATTGACAGAGGATTGGTATAAATCTTTAGATAAAAGTGATCCAAAGGGTGTATATTCCTCAACAGATCCAAAGGTGATTGAAAATCTAAAACGGCAAAACTATGAATTCCATTTACATGCTTGTGAAATTTTTATCCTGGAGGAATGTGAGTTCTTCACCAATTTCCAAACGTGGATAGAGAAAGTGGCACGTGATACAGAACATCAAAGAACGCCCATTCATTTTATTATTAGAGAATTTATGAGAACACGTGAACAGTATCTGGATTTCTTAGATGAATTTGTTTCACTACACAAAGAAGAAGTAACACCACAAGAAGTGAGAACGTGGAATAGATTGATCACCAAGACGTTTGATACAGTGATTCTGCGTTTTGCAGAAGAAACACACAATGCCTCCACTTCCCAGCTTTTCGCACAACAAGAGCTGATCAATGAATTAAGCTCACCGGTGATTACCTTATCAAAAGACTCTGCCTTACTTCCATTAGTTGGGGACATCGATACGGCTAGAGCGAAACTAATACTAGAGAATACCCTTGAACAATGCGCAAGTAAAAATGTGCACCAACTATATATCGATTTATCTGGAGTCATCATGATTGATACCATGGTCGCTCATCAAATCTTTTTGTTAATCGATGCCTTAAACCTAATTGGCGTGGAAACAACACTCTCAGGATTGCGCCCTGAAATCGCACAAACAGCCGTACAACTTGGCCTCAACTTTAACAAAGTAACCATCAAATCCAATCTCTCAAAAGCACTTTCGCTAGATTAA
- a CDS encoding glycosyl hydrolase family 18 protein: MAKNGYRSLTILSLSMALFLLSSCNQVQRKEEHHKNKTPREVLGFYTEQEGTYPGSQPTVNSQFAKLSIIAPFWYKLDDKRPGSLIASVTDDHKRQVIERAHKKHLKVYMVVHNLFYETVEKGKQVASNVLDNDANRNAFIQNLRNEINQFQYDGINIDMENLLLADRDSFSLMIKNLSDALHRDGKVVTVSVPANTGDSRANPWSPWFDYDKLGQYSDGLMIMTYDEHNPRTAPGSTASVDWTEATIRYALKHGVPSSKILLGIAGYGWDWDTTTNKASYSSYPQLMDQKTKYKAKVIWDSHSQTPHFSYVDEKNHSHQAWFENSYSLRFKLDLVEKYNLQGIGIWRLGLEDPMYWTTIPKKIKVKK, encoded by the coding sequence ATGGCGAAAAATGGTTATCGGTCATTGACCATCCTTTCTTTGAGCATGGCATTATTTCTACTGTCATCCTGTAATCAGGTGCAAAGAAAAGAGGAACATCATAAGAATAAAACGCCCCGTGAAGTTTTAGGTTTTTACACAGAGCAGGAGGGAACGTATCCAGGGTCGCAACCAACAGTGAACTCGCAATTCGCCAAATTGAGCATTATTGCCCCCTTTTGGTATAAGCTTGACGATAAACGTCCGGGCAGCCTGATAGCTTCCGTTACAGATGATCATAAGAGACAGGTTATTGAGCGTGCGCATAAAAAACACCTGAAGGTATATATGGTTGTACATAATCTCTTTTATGAAACCGTGGAGAAGGGCAAGCAGGTAGCGAGTAATGTCCTCGATAACGATGCAAACCGCAATGCTTTCATTCAGAACCTACGAAATGAAATAAATCAGTTTCAATATGACGGTATTAATATTGATATGGAAAATTTGCTTTTGGCTGACCGAGATTCCTTTAGTTTGATGATAAAAAACTTGTCTGATGCACTACATCGTGATGGAAAAGTAGTGACGGTTTCAGTCCCGGCAAACACAGGTGATTCCCGTGCGAATCCCTGGTCCCCGTGGTTTGATTACGACAAGCTTGGTCAATATTCTGATGGGTTAATGATCATGACATACGATGAGCACAATCCAAGAACAGCACCCGGGTCAACCGCATCAGTCGATTGGACAGAAGCAACGATTCGTTATGCGTTGAAACATGGAGTACCATCATCAAAAATTTTACTCGGTATCGCTGGTTATGGATGGGACTGGGATACAACAACAAACAAAGCCTCGTATAGCTCCTATCCACAGTTAATGGACCAGAAAACAAAATATAAAGCTAAGGTTATATGGGACTCCCATTCGCAAACACCTCATTTCAGTTATGTTGATGAAAAAAATCATAGTCACCAGGCCTGGTTTGAGAATAGCTATAGTCTGCGCTTTAAGCTTGACCTTGTAGAAAAATATAACTTACAGGGAATCGGAATTTGGCGGCTCGGCTTGGAAGACCCCATGTACTGGACGACTATACCCAAGAAAATCAAAGTTAAAAAGTGA
- a CDS encoding MarR family winged helix-turn-helix transcriptional regulator: MKEILREIGMIARALDSISNIEFKEYDLTKGQYLYLVRICENPGIIQEKLAEMIKVDRTTAARAIQKLEMNGFIEKKEDQHNKKIKKLFPTEKGKNVYPFIKRENDYSNTVALEGLSETEVETIFTLLQRVRKNVEIDWEFVKKGNKRNY; the protein is encoded by the coding sequence ATGAAGGAGATTCTTCGTGAAATTGGAATGATTGCAAGGGCATTAGATTCTATCAGTAATATAGAATTTAAAGAATATGACCTTACAAAAGGGCAGTATTTGTACCTTGTGCGAATTTGTGAAAACCCAGGCATCATTCAAGAAAAACTAGCTGAGATGATAAAAGTAGATCGAACAACGGCAGCTCGTGCTATACAAAAACTTGAAATGAATGGCTTTATTGAAAAGAAAGAAGATCAACATAACAAAAAAATAAAGAAACTCTTTCCAACCGAGAAAGGGAAAAATGTTTATCCTTTTATAAAAAGAGAAAATGATTATTCCAATACTGTTGCATTAGAGGGACTTTCTGAAACAGAAGTAGAAACTATTTTTACTCTTCTTCAAAGAGTAAGAAAAAATGTAGAAATAGACTGGGAATTTGTCAAAAAAGGAAACAAGAGAAATTATTGA
- a CDS encoding GNAT family N-acetyltransferase has product MAINIKKCTFEDLHTLQEISYETFNETFKHQNSPENMNAYLERAFNLKQVEKELSNLSSHFFFVYFNNEVAGYLKVNTNEAQSEEMGDDSLEIERIYIKSKFQKHGLGKYLLNRAIEIALEQNKEKMWLGVWEKNENAIHFYKKMGFVQTGAHTFYMGDEEQVDFIMTKILL; this is encoded by the coding sequence ATGGCTATCAATATAAAAAAGTGCACTTTTGAAGATTTACACACACTTCAAGAAATTAGTTATGAAACATTTAATGAGACATTTAAGCATCAGAATTCACCCGAAAATATGAATGCCTATTTAGAAAGGGCATTTAACTTAAAACAAGTAGAAAAAGAATTATCCAATCTTTCTTCACACTTCTTTTTTGTTTATTTTAATAATGAAGTCGCTGGGTATTTAAAGGTCAATACCAATGAAGCTCAATCTGAAGAAATGGGTGACGATTCACTTGAAATCGAGAGAATTTATATAAAGAGCAAATTTCAAAAACATGGGCTTGGTAAATATCTGCTGAATAGAGCTATAGAAATAGCGCTAGAACAGAATAAAGAGAAAATGTGGCTTGGTGTTTGGGAAAAGAACGAGAACGCGATTCATTTTTACAAAAAGATGGGATTTGTTCAAACGGGAGCCCACACTTTTTATATGGGTGATGAAGAACAAGTGGACTTTATCATGACAAAAATACTCCTATAA
- a CDS encoding MFS transporter, which translates to MAKRNNLLIFILTIGVFGILNTEMGVIGILPAIAEHFHVSISKAGWLVSLFALVVALSGPTMPLLFSSLDRKKVMLLVLGVFVIGNIVSVYTSNFTILLIARVIPAFFHPIYCSLAFTVAAASVSKEEAPKAVSKIFIGVSAGMVVGVPISSYIASAVSLESAMAFFAVVNAVVFIATLLFVPSMPVEERLSYGTQFSVLKKTITWLSIVTVILLNSAIYGVYSYLADYLKTVTNMPANTVSLLLFVYGGANMIGNMVAGKLLTKNAHKTVASFPLVLGVVYILLFFFGQFTLPMTFLTFIWGIVGGVGGNINQYWLASSAPEAPDFANGLFISSCNVGTTIGAAVSGLFISEMGTPYVVLTGFLSLILGLVTILLRMRSKDGDSPLAL; encoded by the coding sequence TTGGCTAAACGAAATAATTTATTGATTTTCATATTAACTATAGGAGTATTTGGCATCTTAAATACGGAAATGGGAGTTATTGGGATCTTACCTGCCATTGCTGAACACTTTCATGTCAGTATTTCAAAAGCAGGGTGGCTCGTGAGTCTCTTTGCTCTTGTTGTTGCTTTATCCGGTCCAACAATGCCTTTGTTGTTTTCCAGTCTGGATCGGAAGAAGGTCATGTTACTTGTACTAGGGGTTTTCGTCATCGGGAACATTGTATCTGTTTATACCTCTAATTTTACCATTCTATTAATTGCTCGTGTCATTCCAGCCTTTTTTCATCCCATATATTGTTCATTGGCCTTTACAGTTGCGGCTGCCTCAGTAAGTAAGGAAGAAGCGCCAAAGGCGGTTTCTAAAATATTTATTGGCGTATCTGCCGGTATGGTAGTTGGCGTACCCATCTCAAGTTATATAGCTAGTGCTGTGTCGTTAGAGAGCGCTATGGCATTCTTTGCGGTTGTAAATGCGGTTGTATTCATTGCAACCTTACTATTTGTACCATCTATGCCTGTTGAAGAAAGACTTTCTTATGGTACACAATTTTCTGTTTTAAAAAAAACGATTACATGGCTTTCCATCGTGACTGTTATTTTATTAAACTCAGCGATTTATGGGGTTTATAGTTATCTTGCGGATTATCTGAAAACTGTTACGAATATGCCTGCTAACACTGTAAGTTTACTATTATTCGTATACGGCGGAGCCAATATGATTGGGAATATGGTGGCAGGGAAATTACTAACGAAGAATGCACACAAAACGGTCGCATCTTTCCCTTTGGTATTAGGAGTGGTTTACATCCTATTATTCTTCTTTGGACAGTTTACCTTACCAATGACGTTCCTTACTTTCATTTGGGGGATAGTAGGTGGAGTTGGGGGTAATATCAATCAATATTGGCTTGCGTCTTCAGCTCCCGAAGCGCCTGATTTCGCCAATGGTTTATTTATTTCTTCCTGTAATGTAGGTACAACAATTGGTGCAGCAGTCAGCGGGTTATTTATATCAGAAATGGGTACACCCTACGTTGTCTTGACGGGATTTCTATCATTGATCCTTGGCTTGGTCACTATTTTACTAAGAATGAGATCTAAAGATGGGGACAGTCCCCTGGCGCTTTAA
- a CDS encoding NAD(P)-dependent alcohol dehydrogenase produces MIIAKARAVDGPDKPFRAAEIKRRDLNSHDVLIEIKFAGICHSDIHTAHGEWGPVNYPLVPGHEIAGIVMDVGTEVTKYKIGDRVGVGCMVDSCGECENCRKGEEQYCLKGNVPTYAGVDKYGEPTQGGYSTHIVVTEDFVVRIPDNIELDAAAPLLCAGITTYSPLVHWGAGPGKKVAIVGMGGLGHMAVKIAHAMGAEVTVLSQSLNKKDDGLQFGADHYYATSNPETFEKLAGTFDLMINTVSAKIDINAYFALLTLDGTLVNVGAPGEPLPVNVFSLIGHRRSFAGSMIGGIRQTQEMLNFCAEHNIVPKIEVISADQIDDAYDRVLASDVKYRFVIDISTL; encoded by the coding sequence ATGATAATAGCTAAAGCACGAGCTGTGGACGGTCCAGACAAACCGTTTCGAGCGGCGGAAATTAAAAGACGCGATCTTAATTCACATGATGTTCTAATAGAAATTAAATTTGCAGGCATTTGCCATTCTGACATCCATACTGCTCACGGCGAGTGGGGTCCTGTGAACTATCCGCTCGTTCCCGGGCATGAGATTGCTGGAATTGTCATGGATGTAGGAACAGAGGTCACAAAGTATAAGATCGGTGACCGGGTTGGGGTTGGATGTATGGTTGACTCCTGTGGTGAATGCGAGAACTGCCGTAAAGGGGAAGAACAATACTGTCTTAAAGGAAATGTCCCTACTTACGCTGGTGTTGATAAATACGGCGAGCCTACTCAAGGCGGCTATTCTACCCACATTGTCGTAACTGAGGACTTCGTCGTTAGAATACCTGATAATATTGAGCTCGACGCCGCAGCACCATTACTTTGTGCAGGGATTACTACATATTCGCCGCTTGTCCATTGGGGAGCTGGTCCCGGTAAGAAAGTAGCGATTGTTGGTATGGGCGGTCTTGGCCATATGGCTGTCAAAATTGCACATGCCATGGGTGCCGAAGTCACCGTTCTTTCACAATCATTGAACAAAAAAGACGATGGCTTGCAATTCGGCGCAGACCACTACTATGCCACAAGCAACCCAGAAACCTTCGAGAAACTTGCCGGAACCTTTGATTTAATGATTAACACGGTAAGTGCAAAGATCGACATTAATGCTTATTTCGCACTACTCACTCTTGACGGAACGTTGGTCAACGTCGGTGCTCCTGGAGAACCATTGCCAGTCAATGTATTCTCACTCATCGGTCATCGCCGTTCATTTGCAGGTTCAATGATTGGAGGCATTCGTCAGACACAGGAGATGTTGAATTTCTGTGCAGAGCATAACATTGTTCCTAAAATCGAGGTTATTTCAGCCGACCAAATTGACGATGCCTATGACCGCGTCTTAGCTTCAGATGTGAAGTATCGATTCGTGATTGACATCAGCACATTGTAA
- a CDS encoding TetR-like C-terminal domain-containing protein, with protein sequence MAKVDRRIVRTQEAIKKAFLELMSEKNFDSITIQDISDRANINRATVYLHYLDKFDLLDKIMEEHIYNMGNLCELDADMDWIGSTVHCMEYLESNYLFFSTMLTSEGAPYFRSRFVEHNIEEFKKDVDITKGKNLGQSEDVVVEFVANAYVGVVEWWLKNGMPYPPREMAEKVGELLERNL encoded by the coding sequence ATGGCAAAAGTGGATAGAAGAATTGTTAGAACTCAAGAAGCGATTAAAAAAGCATTTCTTGAATTGATGTCAGAAAAAAATTTCGATAGCATTACCATTCAGGATATTTCTGACAGGGCTAATATTAACCGTGCAACTGTGTATCTTCATTACTTGGATAAATTTGATCTGTTGGATAAAATCATGGAAGAACATATCTATAACATGGGAAATCTTTGTGAGTTGGACGCTGACATGGATTGGATTGGATCGACTGTCCACTGCATGGAATATCTTGAAAGTAATTATTTATTTTTTTCGACGATGTTGACAAGTGAGGGTGCTCCGTATTTTCGCAGCCGGTTTGTTGAACATAATATCGAAGAATTCAAAAAAGATGTAGATATAACTAAAGGTAAAAATCTTGGTCAAAGCGAAGATGTAGTTGTTGAATTTGTGGCAAATGCTTACGTTGGTGTAGTGGAATGGTGGCTAAAAAATGGGATGCCTTATCCACCGCGGGAAATGGCAGAAAAAGTAGGGGAACTTTTAGAAAGAAACTTATAA
- a CDS encoding cytidine deaminase, which translates to MNKEQLMESARKMKTAAYVPYSKFPVGVALLLKDGTVINGVNVENVSLGATNCAERTAIFTAITNGYKKGDFQAIAVAGDTVDFLPPCSICRQVLAEFCLPDMPVYLTNEKKDILELSLKELLPYAFTDLEM; encoded by the coding sequence ATGAACAAAGAACAATTAATGGAAAGTGCACGTAAGATGAAAACAGCAGCCTATGTACCGTATTCCAAGTTTCCTGTGGGTGTAGCATTATTACTAAAAGATGGTACAGTTATTAATGGCGTAAACGTAGAGAATGTTTCATTAGGTGCAACTAATTGTGCTGAGAGAACAGCTATTTTCACTGCAATAACAAATGGTTATAAAAAGGGAGATTTCCAGGCTATAGCTGTTGCTGGTGATACGGTAGATTTTCTCCCACCATGTAGTATTTGTAGACAAGTTTTAGCAGAATTCTGTTTACCTGATATGCCAGTCTATTTAACTAATGAAAAGAAAGATATATTAGAATTGTCCTTAAAGGAATTATTACCTTATGCATTCACTGATCTTGAGATGTAA
- a CDS encoding DUF3231 family protein, with product MTTDKSLNPMNVMKPLNINPKIFDETQPLTAFEMGKLWATYMGNSMSIQLLSYFLQHCEDEHVKMLLENGLALSKDFTQRIEGFFKNENFPIPIGFTKDDVNLGAPRLYEDEFYVHYLKYASKAGMSLYAVAVPLVMREDIREYFIYCNQCTMVFLGQINDVLMEKKYIAAPPIIPTPDGIEKIDKQSFLNGFFGDVRPLQALELIHLWDNIENNVTSMALLLGFHQTVQDQKIKALFKRGLDMTDKAVKQYKEKLHLEHLQSPAFLDHLVTTSTYSPFSDKIMLFHKVDMFAMKIRSFGNSLAVTARRDINFLYGRTLKNIGLFVDDGMNILIDKGWLDSPPMAYDRDLR from the coding sequence ATGACCACCGATAAAAGTTTAAATCCAATGAATGTGATGAAACCACTAAATATCAATCCAAAAATATTTGATGAGACCCAACCTTTAACGGCTTTTGAAATGGGTAAACTTTGGGCTACCTATATGGGAAACAGTATGTCTATACAACTCTTAAGTTATTTTCTTCAGCATTGCGAGGATGAACATGTTAAGATGCTATTGGAAAATGGTTTAGCTTTATCAAAGGATTTCACGCAGAGGATAGAAGGATTTTTTAAAAATGAAAATTTTCCTATCCCAATTGGATTTACTAAAGATGATGTCAATCTTGGTGCCCCCCGCTTATACGAGGATGAATTTTACGTTCACTATTTAAAATATGCTTCTAAGGCAGGTATGAGTCTTTACGCAGTAGCCGTTCCATTGGTCATGCGGGAGGATATAAGGGAGTATTTTATTTATTGTAATCAATGTACTATGGTCTTTTTAGGACAAATTAATGATGTTTTAATGGAAAAAAAGTATATTGCAGCACCTCCAATCATTCCAACACCAGATGGAATTGAAAAAATTGATAAACAAAGTTTCTTAAATGGTTTTTTTGGAGATGTCCGACCATTACAGGCATTAGAACTCATACATCTTTGGGATAACATTGAGAATAACGTAACAAGTATGGCATTATTATTGGGATTTCATCAGACAGTTCAAGATCAAAAGATAAAGGCTTTGTTTAAACGAGGGTTAGACATGACTGATAAAGCGGTTAAGCAGTATAAAGAAAAACTGCATTTGGAACACCTTCAATCACCGGCTTTCCTAGACCATTTGGTTACAACATCTACATATTCACCTTTTTCCGATAAAATAATGTTGTTTCATAAAGTGGACATGTTCGCAATGAAGATAAGATCATTTGGAAACTCTCTGGCGGTAACAGCAAGAAGAGATATAAATTTCTTGTATGGAAGAACGCTTAAAAACATTGGCTTATTTGTTGACGATGGCATGAATATCTTAATTGATAAAGGCTGGTTGGATTCACCGCCCATGGCGTATGACAGGGACTTAAGATAG
- a CDS encoding VOC family protein: MIKGFGGVFWRTKNLEVIKKWYSEVLKIEELENWNGTVIKPQLGNETIFSFFAEDDSYFPTEQQVMLNFQVHDLNETIKHLEHIGVPLAKKKEISEFGKFIWIEDPEGRLVELWEK, translated from the coding sequence ATGATAAAAGGTTTCGGAGGAGTATTTTGGAGAACTAAGAATCTTGAAGTTATAAAAAAATGGTACAGTGAAGTGTTGAAGATTGAAGAATTAGAAAATTGGAATGGGACTGTGATAAAACCCCAATTAGGAAATGAGACTATCTTTTCTTTCTTTGCTGAAGATGACAGTTATTTTCCAACAGAACAGCAAGTGATGTTAAATTTCCAAGTACATGATCTAAACGAGACTATTAAGCATCTTGAACATATTGGTGTACCTCTTGCAAAGAAAAAAGAGATTAGTGAATTTGGAAAGTTTATTTGGATTGAAGATCCTGAAGGTCGACTGGTCGAGCTTTGGGAGAAATAA
- a CDS encoding GNAT family N-acetyltransferase: MLNQTGILIKDLKNEKEWKEAYPVMKQLRTHLDEEQFLQLVQEAKQKNDYKMAALYDNEKLVAVTGFMPMITLYNGRFIWVCDLVTDSNGRSKGYGAALLDYVHKWSKENGYDIVSLSSGLQRVEAHRFYENKMEYDKVSYVFLKRL; this comes from the coding sequence ATGCTAAATCAAACAGGAATTTTAATAAAGGATTTGAAAAACGAGAAGGAATGGAAAGAAGCCTATCCAGTGATGAAACAATTGAGGACCCATTTGGATGAAGAGCAATTCCTTCAATTGGTCCAAGAAGCTAAACAAAAGAACGATTATAAAATGGCTGCTTTATATGATAATGAAAAATTGGTAGCAGTGACCGGTTTTATGCCTATGATCACCTTGTACAACGGAAGGTTCATTTGGGTTTGCGATTTAGTTACAGACTCAAATGGTCGTTCAAAAGGATATGGCGCAGCCCTCCTAGACTATGTACATAAGTGGTCAAAGGAAAATGGCTATGATATTGTCTCGCTCTCATCAGGTTTGCAACGAGTTGAAGCCCATCGCTTTTATGAAAATAAGATGGAATATGACAAAGTTAGCTATGTTTTTTTAAAAAGACTTTAA
- a CDS encoding PLP-dependent aminotransferase family protein, with product MIEITPVLDSKNGEPLYLQLANYIKQEILSGRIKPQEKLPSKRNLSNYLALSLNTIQSAYDQLCAEGYVESQPRKGLFVATFDNDIIFNQKNLEKMDSKSKQVEVNAKIDFNSGKVDLEHFPYSTWRKLTIQSLYEDQGELFYNGNPQGEPLLREEIAAHLYASRGVRCTAEQIIIGAGTQVLIGLLCMLIGKKHIVALENPGFHRTRITLQDLGVNTVPIPLDKDGIIINELKNTDANVVYVTPSHQFPYGMIMPISRRMDLLKWAEERNGYIIEDDYDGEYRYKGKPIPSLQGLSTKESVVYLGTFSKSLIPSIRISYMVLPSSLLIKYQEHFTIYKQTVSRLHQDTLFRFMKEGFWQSHLNKMRTLYRKKQSTLMLAINNYLGQKVNIIGEKSGLHIVLEVKNNMEEEELINTAMNVGVKVYPLSIYYSGTTNVGSRILLGFGGLTETEIITGIKLLKEAWRI from the coding sequence ATGATTGAAATAACACCTGTTTTGGATAGTAAAAACGGTGAACCATTGTACTTACAACTAGCCAATTATATTAAACAAGAAATTTTATCCGGAAGGATCAAACCACAAGAAAAGTTGCCTTCGAAACGAAATTTATCGAATTACCTTGCACTAAGCTTAAATACTATTCAGTCCGCATACGACCAGTTATGTGCGGAGGGATATGTAGAAAGTCAACCTCGAAAGGGTCTATTTGTTGCAACCTTTGATAACGACATAATCTTTAATCAAAAAAATCTTGAAAAAATGGATTCAAAAAGCAAGCAAGTAGAAGTCAATGCCAAGATTGATTTCAATTCGGGTAAGGTTGATTTAGAACACTTTCCATACTCTACTTGGAGAAAATTAACCATTCAATCATTGTACGAGGATCAGGGAGAATTATTTTATAATGGAAATCCTCAAGGTGAACCGCTTCTACGTGAAGAAATTGCAGCCCATCTTTATGCTTCTAGAGGTGTTAGATGCACGGCTGAACAAATCATAATTGGTGCGGGTACCCAGGTACTTATTGGATTATTGTGTATGTTAATTGGTAAAAAGCATATCGTTGCTCTTGAGAATCCTGGCTTCCATCGAACGAGAATTACTTTACAAGATCTAGGAGTAAATACGGTTCCTATACCTCTCGACAAAGATGGGATCATTATAAACGAGTTAAAAAATACGGATGCCAATGTTGTTTATGTGACACCGTCTCATCAATTTCCTTATGGGATGATCATGCCTATTTCAAGAAGAATGGATTTGTTAAAATGGGCAGAAGAAAGGAACGGATATATTATTGAAGATGACTATGACGGTGAATATCGATATAAAGGTAAGCCAATTCCGTCCTTACAAGGGCTGAGTACAAAAGAAAGTGTCGTGTATTTAGGAACATTTTCGAAGTCATTGATTCCATCAATCCGTATTAGCTATATGGTGTTACCATCTTCGCTGCTGATAAAGTATCAAGAGCACTTCACGATTTATAAGCAGACCGTTTCGCGGCTTCACCAGGATACGCTATTTCGTTTTATGAAGGAAGGATTTTGGCAAAGTCATTTAAATAAAATGAGAACGCTTTATCGTAAAAAGCAAAGTACCTTAATGTTAGCCATTAACAATTATCTTGGACAAAAAGTAAACATAATCGGTGAAAAATCAGGACTTCATATTGTTTTGGAAGTAAAAAACAATATGGAGGAAGAAGAGTTAATTAACACTGCTATGAATGTTGGTGTAAAAGTATATCCATTATCAATATATTACAGCGGAACAACTAACGTAGGTTCTAGAATCTTACTAGGATTTGGGGGACTAACGGAAACTGAAATCATTACAGGAATTAAGTTATTAAAAGAGGCTTGGAGAATTTAG
- a CDS encoding DUF4256 domain-containing protein, producing MTKRKMELSLEQREELLSTLKARFEKNMNRHEGLEWANVQARLEANAEKLWSLNEMEATGGEPDVVGHDQETGEYIFYDCSTESPKGRRSVCYDRAALESRKQHKPENDAMEMATAMGIELLTEEQYRELQKLGSFDLKTSSWVQTPTNIRKLGGALFCDRRYDTVFVYHNGAESYYAARGFRGALRV from the coding sequence ATGACAAAGAGAAAAATGGAGTTATCACTAGAACAACGCGAAGAACTACTCAGTACATTGAAAGCCCGGTTTGAGAAAAACATGAACCGACATGAAGGTCTTGAATGGGCTAATGTACAAGCTAGGCTCGAAGCTAATGCTGAAAAACTGTGGTCGCTCAATGAGATGGAAGCAACTGGCGGTGAACCGGATGTTGTTGGCCATGACCAAGAGACGGGTGAATACATTTTTTATGATTGTTCAACGGAAAGTCCTAAAGGTCGCAGAAGTGTTTGTTACGACCGTGCAGCGCTGGAGTCAAGAAAACAGCACAAACCAGAAAATGACGCTATGGAAATGGCAACTGCCATGGGCATTGAGCTTTTAACAGAAGAACAATACCGGGAACTACAGAAACTAGGAAGCTTCGATTTGAAAACGTCGAGCTGGGTGCAAACACCAACTAATATAAGAAAACTTGGCGGGGCCCTCTTTTGTGATCGTCGCTACGACACTGTCTTTGTGTACCACAATGGAGCAGAATCCTACTATGCTGCAAGGGGTTTCCGTGGCGCGCTAAGGGTCTAA